CATCCATCCGAGCAGCCTTCCGGcgctccagcactgctggagtaCAGACTGGAGTAGGATCCTGAAGAGATCAGAAAAACAGGATTCACTGCAAAGCCATCTGCCACAAAGCAGCTGTCACTGCCCCTGAGGTTCAAGACACCTCAGACCAGCTCtttcagaaaactgtttttgttttgtaactAGCTACTTTTGTAGACATTATTTCTTTGGACAGAAATGTCACCTTCAAAGAAGTGTATGTGAAAGGCAActggaaattaatttacattttctaaCATGTTGTTATGCACATCTGCTTTATAAACTTTGTATTTCCTGACTCAAAGCATCAGGAAAGTCAGATGGAAGAGAATCAGTACAACAGGGAGGGAGGTTAGAGAGTATGTTTGAGACTGGGATACAGAAATGCCACATTCAAGTTTACAGCAGAGCTGAAACATCCCAGCTTCATTTCCTCAGTCAGCCCTCAGAACTCAGCTGACAGATTGTATTAGTTATTCTGTCTTCCTCACAACCAGCCATGCTCCAATAATCACAAGTAAACccagtaataataaaaatctccaaaaaaatcacatacaTCCCCCAACTCACAATAACaatgaaacagaacagaaatgttaATGCCTTACAGACTTTTTAGATTGTCAATATCTCAAATCTCAGTCCTGATGACCTGAACTTCCCCTTCATCTTACTGCTACTTTTACCTAGCATTTGTTTCCAAAACACCAAATACCATGTCTGGAGAGCATGGGGTAGGAGGGACGGGACAGTATGGAAATGGGGACACATAGCACTAGACCGTATTAACAATTAACTCCCTTTTGATCAAAAGAGGCTGGCATTGAAACATGGTCCAACAGAAGGACTCCATCAAGGAGATCATGTCCTCCCAGTCtaaagcacagctgcagggggTGCCTGGCTCCAGCACCCTGCCCTACTGCAGCCTCAAGGGGGTGCTGAACAGCAGAAGCTGACAGCAGACACACCgagggacaggcactgctgtTTACAGCATGCTGAGCTGAAGCCTTTGCTGCTGAATACTCTCATAGGAGATGGAACCATGAGGATTCAAACACACTCCCCTTTTCAAGAGTGTAAATACATCTCAAAGGAGCTACTTCTGGCACAAACATCTCTCAAGCAAACAATGTCAAGGTTTTTGTGTGTTAAAATCAGTACTGAGGTGCCAGTTGAAGACTTTGAACATCTGCTAATGTGAGTGACTGTACTGGACACCACCAGGACTGGTCCATCTTACCTGGCTGCTCAAAGAAATGTTCAGTTTTGATTTCTTGgatgttttaacttttttcctctttttggaAAGCTCCTGTGCAGCCTAGGAAGCAAGACAGATCAGGTGGATCACTACATACTTGGGTGAAGACACTGTCAACAGTTCATAATTTGTTTTATAACTACAAAGTCTTTGCTACAGCAAATAGGTTTAAAGTAATACACTGACTGACACGGAGGTAATCTGGTTTGaacaaaaataccaaaagcaacacaaaaaaatgtgctattgtgcattttaaaaacattccaTGTTAAACAGCATTAACTGCTCACAACTCAAGTACTTGACCCAAGCACTCTGCAGAGGAGGAACACGCAAGGGCTGTGGATGGAAGTTCTGGCCTTGGGACCTGCCTTACACCCCCACTCTGCTAAAGCCTCCCACAGGGCTCAGCAAAGCCCCTCTGCTCCAGTATTAAACCATAGAGTATCCAACTGCTTGTACCAACAGAAGGAACATCTACCCTTTGCTGTTACCTGTTTACTTCTCTACAAGTAAACACACGGGCACATGGAGTGCAGCCCAGAAACAGCACCACGCTGAATTCCTGGAGCTTCTTACAGTTCCTAGCACCAGTGAGCCTCCATGAGGCTCCAGCTCTTTTACCAACTCCACACAAAACACACGATTTCCACGTATTCAGCACAACCCTAGAAACACATCTTGCTTATTACACTCATTAGAACGATGGCAAACTTACAAATCCTGGGAAGTCATAGTCGAGCCCCTTCTCAGCCAGCCTCTTGCGCAGCAGCCTCTCCTTGCGCAGCAGGCGCTGGGTCATCCTGgccctctgcagcagggagcgGCTCCGGTTGTAGCGCCGCACGGCCGGCTGGGACGGCTGCCGGAACAGGCGCTCGCAGCCCCGGAACAGCTCGGCGTGCACCCGCTCGGGGGGCACCACGTGACCTGCGCCAAACGGGGACAGGGCTCGCAGCGCAGCCCAGCGCTGCAACAGCCCTCGGGAGCGACACGGCCACGGCATCCTCAGCCAGGGAgacggagggagggagggagggatggatggataaaaCACTTCAACACTTTCACCCagaaaaatcagacaaaattgTTTTACAACACCACACAACTCCCAACCTTTTACAAAGGACGTTTTACTGTTACCATGACTGAGAAACTCAGTGATTTCATCAATCTTTTactcaaaaaaacccttatGTCAGACCTTACAGACAACAACTGCAGCAGTTACTTATGTCAAGGAGTTTCCATGTAAAACGAACCATCTCTACAGCAAACCCAAACTCACCTTGAGATTTCATGTGACACAATCACTAACAGCAATAACAgcccagagaaaaaaatagcacTAGTGACCAAAAGCCTGCTGAGCATATTCTTTACAACcccactgaaaatatttttgagacaaaacttcattaaaaaacccGTAAGATTCTACACACAGTCAAGAAAGATAAATGAAATAAGTACAGGGTTCCTTTCCCTGCTAGAGGACTTGCACTGCAGCTGATACTTACACTTCAGCAGCCTCTCAGAAAACAGGTAATTGTTCATTGTGTCTGCAACAATCTTGGCCACATCATCAGATTCAAACTCCATAAACGCATAGCCTTTGCTGGCTCCAGTCTGTGAGTGACAAGAGAGCAACATGAAACAACGCCTTGGGAGCCGAAGGGCtctattaaaattattttattcttccaaACTCATGATCCATTCTCAGCTAACCACAAGTAATTTCACAAAGCTCACTGAAATTGTGAAAAGCACCAGATTTAGTCTTTAACTGGCATGATATTATTTGGAAAATACATATTGCACACATAGCAAATACTGCTTGCATGGATCTActtgcttaaaaaaacaaagctgccctgcactgctgctgttccatgCTTATACAGTAGTCTTATAATGGGATAACATTATAACATTATGGAGCCCCAGTCACGCAGAGTGCCCGGCCCGGCCTCGGGCCCGGCTGCGAGCGCCCCGCCACCCTCCGGTACCGCGCGGGCCGCGGGCGCTGCTCACCTTCTTACTCCTGGAGAGCCGCAGCCGCGTCACCGTGCCGAACTGCCCGAAGTACTCGCGAAGCTGCGGCTCGTGGAGGCCCCGCGGGAGATGCCCCACGAACACCACGCCCGGCGTCAGCTCCTCCTGAGGGCATACAGACACCGCGTTAGCCCGGGCCGGGACTCgccgggccgcccccgccccgccccgccgggccgcccCGCTCACCTTGGCCGACCGCTTGGCGCGGGCCCGCTGCACCTTCTGCTGGAATTGGCGCTGCAGCCGCGGCTCCAGTGCCAGCAGCGGCGCCGCCTTCACAGCCGTGGCAGGCGCGGACACCTCTGCCGCCATGGCCGCCTCCGCCGCCATGCTGCCTCCGCGCGGCCGCCGGAAGTGCGTCACTGCCTGCGCGTCGGCGCCGCGCGGCCAGACGCCGTCTCCCAGCAACGGGGCGGAGGGGTCCTCGCTCAGTCGCACCGGGCCCGGCCCCACCGCACCGGGAGGGCGGCCTGAGACACGGACACCACCGGGGCGACAAACTCCCGCCGTAGGGCTACCAACTGCCCCCTCCGGGCCGTTCAGCGCTCTCTGGGAACCCTCCCAGCGGCCCCTCCGCCCATTCCTGGCTGCTCCGGCCGCTCAGGCGGTGCGCAGGGCAGCCCGGCGCGGCGCGGTCAGGTGGTGCGCGGGGCAGCCGCGCGCCGGCAGCGCGGAAGGCCCCGTGGGCGGGAAGCGGCGGCACCATGTCGGTGAGCGAGATGTTCGCGGCGCTGCAGGGAGCGCTCGGCCAGGACCAGGACATCCGAGAGgtgccggggcgggcggcgcgggcggggaGGGGACGGGGCGGCGCGGTGCTTCGGCTGACGGCGCGCTGTGCCCGCAGGAGATCCGGAAGGTGGTGCAGGCGCTGGAGCAGACGGCGCGGGAGATTCTGACGCTGCTGCAGGGCGTGCACCAGGGGCCCGGCTTCCAGCACAGTGAGTCCCGCACCGCCGCAGACGGGGGCGGGAGTGCTTTTCCAGGTTCCAGGCTCTCCCGGGGCCTTCAGCCTGGGCTTCTCGAAGGCTGCTGGGAAGATGAGTGCGCAGCTGGGAGGTTTCAAGCCAGACAAGTAGTAAAGTTGCCGTTCATCATTATGGAACCGTTCTGTCCATTTCTCCCCTTCGTACCGTATTGCTTTTCTGTCTCAGTGCAGAACAGTGTGTTCTTTTCCAGGTGTTCGTGTCCGGTCTGCTAAGTTGGCTCTTAGGTCTCCCTCTAAGTGGCTTGCACATAGATTGTGGTATCATCGCTTGTTGGGCCTTTGTATCAGTGTCCCAGTCCCATCTCTTCACCTCACACCCCAGAAAGCTCTGATACTGAGCGCTGGGGGTTATTCAGTATGGGTGAGAACACACTTCAGTCTGATTTGCACTAAACAGATTGTCTGTGCGTGTATGAAATCTGCTTAATGCAGCAAAATGTAAAACTAACTTGCAAAGGCTGaaacagcagaagctgctctcGATGTCTCTTTGAGTGACAGCAGGAATTGTTATGCAGCTTTGGAGGTTTTTGTCAGCCTGATTCCAGGCTTCTGAGGTGTTGGGCAAAATGTTTCTGGGCCAGCCCATTTCTCCAGGCCAcgacagcagctctgcaggtgtcAGATCTGTTCTTTCTGCCCCCTCATTTCTCAGCTTACTGGTGAAACTACTGGAATAAACTTAAATATGTTCATTAAGAGCTGGGGTTTTTCCAGTTAATTAATATCTTGTCAGAAGAAGCAACCATTCTGACTTTGCTGGAAACTCTTGAGAGGAATTTGTGCAAGCCACCCTATGGAGGGAAATGGAATCAGCCTCCCCAGGTGCTGTTTTACTCCCTTGCAGAGCTGACTGGTTGTTTTCAGCCTGATGAGGTTCCTCAGCACACTGAGGCTGCAGTTGGAGGCCTCTCCAGTTTCTCTGGCCTCAGGGAGGGTCGTGTTCAGCAAAGAGCATCACCTGAGGTTTGACCTGTGCAGGCAAGTGCAAGTTCCATCTGCTGGgaagcccagcagtgctggaaatcaGAGCTGCTGAGTGGTTATTTACACAAGCAGACACTCAGTTTTCTAACCTGGGAAAATCCATGGTCATTGTGTGGGTAACAGTTACTTCAGAGTTGTTTTCAAGCATTTAATTGTAGAGGCCATGTTCAACTCAGTGTGTTTTCACTTGGTTTTTAATTCTTAGAGAGCTGGTCCTGGAACTTGAGGAGTCTGAGAAGAGATTTGGAAtagttaaaggaaaaaaaataacaaaatgcaactaaaaaatacaaaacaaaactaaaagccacacaccccccaaaaaaaaccccaaaaaaccaaaaaaaaccacaaaaaacaaccaaccgATCAAAAAAAGCAATCagacaaaaaccccaaagcctcATCTTACAATTCTTGTAAAAATAGTGAGTTCATGCTTAATAGGTCAAGAGGTAGCTCATGATAACAGACCTGAATTTGTCATCAAATTCATGTTAGTAAAACCATGGGATAGTTGGGAGTTTGGTGGAGGACAGGTTCCTGTCCCAGCCAgtggcttttaaaatgttgtctTACACAGAGTTCCGTGGCTGCTTGTCCCAGATGGAGTTGGAGAAGTGCTCAGGAAGCCgggcagggcagtgtgtgctgcatcctgctgctgtctgaTGGCAGGCAGGGTCACAGGCCTGAGAGCCAGCTCGGCCTTTGCTCTTGCAGCTGCACATCATCAGAGGTGACACCTGAGGGTGTACAAGGGATTCTGAATCTGGGggttgtgtgtgtgtcactgggCATTGTCTGAGCCTTTACAGTAAGGattgtttatttttgtcacaGGTGCCTTTGGCAGAATCTAAATGGGAATGTTCCTTACACTGTTCCCCCAGCTACACGA
This genomic stretch from Oenanthe melanoleuca isolate GR-GAL-2019-014 chromosome 7, OMel1.0, whole genome shotgun sequence harbors:
- the NIFK gene encoding LOW QUALITY PROTEIN: MKI67 FHA domain-interacting nucleolar phosphoprotein (The sequence of the model RefSeq protein was modified relative to this genomic sequence to represent the inferred CDS: inserted 1 base in 1 codon), with translation MAAEAAMAAEVSAPATAVKAAPLLALEPRLQRQFQQKVQRARAKRSAKEELTPGVVFVGHLPRGLHEPQLREYFGQFGTVTRLRLSRSKKTGASKGYAFMEFESDDVAKIVADTMNNYLFSERLLKCHVVPPERVHAELFRGCERLFRQPSQPAVRRYNRSRSLLQRARMTQRLLRKERLLRKRLAEKGLDYDFPGFAAQELSKKRKKVKTSKKSKLNISLSSQDPTPVCTPAVLERRKAARMDDTEDDEVTLRLPSASVQNAVQRPKKQPRXKTKPEETETDLKFLWL